Proteins encoded within one genomic window of Balaenoptera musculus isolate JJ_BM4_2016_0621 chromosome 12, mBalMus1.pri.v3, whole genome shotgun sequence:
- the LOC118904892 gene encoding LOW QUALITY PROTEIN: matrin-3-like (The sequence of the model RefSeq protein was modified relative to this genomic sequence to represent the inferred CDS: inserted 4 bases in 2 codons; deleted 2 bases in 1 codon), with protein sequence MGDPFMLQQSTNPAPGSLGPPPPSFHLGGPAVGPRGNLGAGNGNLQGPRHMQKGRVETSRVVHIMDFQRGKNLRYQLLQLVEPFGVISNHLILNKINEAFIEMATTEDAQAAVDYYTTXPALVFGKPVRVHLSQKYKKRIKKPEGKPDQKFDQKQELGCVIHLGNLPHSGYSDSAVLKLAEPFGKIKNYILMRMKSQAFIEMETREDAMAMVDHCLKKALWFQGRCVKVDLSEKYKKLVLRIPNRGIDLLKKDKSRKRSYSPDGKESLSDKKSKTDGSQKTESTTEGKEQEEKSGEDGEKDTKDDQAEQEPNMLLEPEDELLVDEEEEAAALLESGSSVGDETDLANLGDVASDGKKEPSDKIVKKDANASASAAAKKKLKKRRFPGSMEGFVTLDEVDKIEELDQENEAALENGIKNEENTEPGAESAENADDPNKDTXENAGGQSDENKEDYTIPDEYRIGPYQPNVPVGIDYVIPRTGFYCKLCSLFYTNEDVAKNTHCSSLPHYQKLKKFLNKLAEERRQKKEA encoded by the exons ATGGGTGATCCATTCATGTTGCAGCAATCTACAAACCCAGCACCAGGAAGTCTGGGACCTCCGCCTCCCTCATTTCATCTTGGGGGACCAGCAGTTGGACCAAGAGGAAATCTGGGTGCTGGAAATGGAAACCTGCAAGGACCAAGACACATGCAAAAGGGCAGAGTGGAAACTAGCCGAGTTGTTCACATCATGGATTTCCAGCGAGGGAAAAACTTGAGATATCAACTATTACAGCTGGTGGAACCATTTGGAGTTATTTCAAATCATCtgattctaaataaaattaatgaggcATTTATTGAAATGGCAACCACAGAAGATGCTCAGGCTGCAGTGGATTATTATACAAC ACCAGCATTAGTATTTGGCAAGCCAGTGAGAGTTCATTTATCCCagaagtat aagaaaagaataaagaaacctGAAGGGAAGCCAGACCAGAAGTTTGATCAAAAACAAGAGCTTGGATGTGTGATACATCTCGGCAATTTACCTCATTCTGGCTATTCTGACAGTGCTGTCCTCAAGCTTGCTGAGCCTTTTGGGAAAATTAAGAATTATATACTGATGAGGATGAAAAGTCAGGCCTTTATTGAGATGGAGACCAGAGAAGATGCAATGGCAATGGTTGACCACTGTTTGAAAAAGGCCCTTTGGTTTCAAGGGAGATGTGTAAAAGTTGACCtgtctgaaaaatacaaaaaattggTACTCAGGATCCCCAACAGAGGCATTGACTTACTGAAAAAAGATAAGTCCCGGAAAAGATCTTACTCTCCAGATGGCAAAGAATCTCTAAGTGATAAGAAATCCAAAACTGATGGTTCCCAAAAGACTGAAAGTACAACCGAAGGtaaagaacaagaagagaaatcAGGAGAAGATGGTGAAAAAGATACAAAGGATGACCAGGCAGAACAAGAACCTAACATGCTTCTTGAACCTGAAGATGAGCTACTTgtagatgaagaagaagaagcagcagcaCTGCTAGAAAGTGGCAGTTCAGTGGGAGATGAGACAGATCTTGCTAATTTAGGGGATGTGGCATCTGATGGGAAAAAGGAACCTTCAGACAAAATTGTGAAAAAAGATGCAAATGCGAGTGCTTCAGCAGCTGCGAAGAAAAAGCTTAAAAAGCGTCGTTTCCCAGGGAGTATGGAAGGTTTTGTCACTCTAGATGAG GTGGACAAGATCGAGGAACTTGACCAAGAAAATGAAGCAGCGTtggaaaatggaattaaaaatgaggaaaatacagaACCAGGTGCTGAATCTGCTGAGAATGCTGATGATCCCAACAAAGATAC TGAAAACGCAGGTGGCCAAAGTGATGAAAACAAGGAGGACTATACAATCCCAGATGAGTACAGAATTGGACCATATCAGCCCAATGTTCCTGTTGGTATAGACTATGTGATACCTAGAACAGGGTTTTACTGTAAGCTGTGTTCACTCTTTTACACAAATGAAGACGTTGCAAAGAATACTCATTGCAGCAGCCTTCCTCAttatcagaaattaaagaaatttctgAATAAATTGGCAGAAGAACGCAGGCAGAAGAAGGAAGCTTAA